The window ttcatctgaaagaagaaggtcatatacacctaggatgccatggggtgagtaaaacatggactaattttcatttttgggtgaactaaccctttaagggttTTTTTCCTCTAAGATTATCTTGTATTGTACGTGAACctcttttttttgttaatatgaaGTATTGTTCACTCCAGCAGCACAACAAAGACAGTTTGTGTCTCACCTTCCTCTTTATTAGCGGAAAACCATGAACAGAAGCTACAGcctggtgcatgctgggaactgAAGATGAGGCTTTGTGTGCAACTGAGGCTTCGCAGCTGGTGGGGTTTTTCTTGACAAAGAGGAAAACAGAGAGACAGTCtcatgttaaaacacacacacacacacgagagtcTGCAAAGAGAAAAATAACCCACAACCACAAACTGTGACTCTTGAGCGtcagatgtttgtttgtctgGTTCTCTGACTGAatgacgctcacacacacacacacacacacacacacacatcgactAGAGACAAGTGATAACAGCTTCAACCACAGGTTGAACATTAGAGAGAGTTCACATGACTCTGAAAGGGAAATAAAGCTGCACTCTGTTCTCTATTTCAGTTCATTAAAGTGGAGATCCTGGTTCTTGGTCTGAATTATAGACTCAGGCCTAATCTGCTCTAAACTCAGATCTGATCTCATGACGACTAAATGATGAATTAGGTTTAAGGTTCTTCACCTTCCGTGATTATACAATCACGTGGCACAAATTTTGTCCGTTTTGAGTtagcttgcatttttttttcaactgcttacacacaataTTTACTTGTCACACAGTTTCTGAAGCTCACACTCAAATAGCAGAAGCACACACCAAATCACAAGGCCCTAAGCTAATTCTGgcctttgactcagttttcaatttcataaaacactttttacacAACACACAGTTCTCTATGTAACACACATACATCTAACAGGAATTAATAAtatggcaaaggtgtttgcaaatgtttgtgatattttgaatgcagtgcttcattttgcaagagatgtgaggATCCCTGAATTTTGTGCGTTCAATTTTTGGATgtgtataaagttttttttttttttttaaagatgcacttttttaaaaaatgtaagtagttaaaaataaaaatctgtaactAAGTCAAAGACTGTGAATCAGTGTTTCTCAGGTAAACCTGATACTGAAACCTCTGCTAACAGCAGCAACTCTTATTCCCAGCCTAGAGATCACATGACTCGTCTAAACCAGAGGAGGCTAAATATAGAGGAGGCCAAACTTAAACTAGAGTCCAACCCAGTGTTGGTTGACTAAACCTGCTGGTTTGTGTCAGTTCTTCAGAAACTAACTTATTCAGTACCTCTTCATCCTTGGACTTGTCCTGCAGGAAGGGGTTAAAGGTCATGGGCCAGTGGCGGGAATGAGAGGATGGAGCCGCAGGAAGATGAGACCAAGGACCAGGATCAACCAGCTTCATCCAGGGATGTTCCTTACGGACAGTGCTCTGAGACGACACTGAGACCAGAACGAGAAAAACACACGAGAcacaataaaacatgcatttcaacTGATACAAatttcagatttcatgactgaatgTAAAACATCAAGCTAACCATCACTGTAATAATCaccaatttaaaattaaatatactttatgAAACCATTATATATAGCAGGAACAGAaataacaaattaacaaaatgaggaaaaatgtatttgttttgtgaGTACTGATTTGAGCAAGACATTAAAAACAAGATGAAGCACTTGATATAGAGCCACAtgcataaaagaaaatctaattaaGCTATCATTACTCTATATATTTAGATTCATTTAAAGAATGTTGTTTTAACAACTATTGAGTGATATTAacctaaaaatgtttttgtactgATACTACTTTATATAGTTATAAATTGTTTAGCATTatgtatttcatgttttcagACCTATGCACATGAACACTCACAAAAAAAACCTCATCTAATCTTTAATAATAGTGATGATAATACTATTGTCAACAGTGTATGTAAAACTGGTAAGAAGTCAATCAATGTAACACTATTATTTATGCATTgtccagtgcatgctgggaagagaATGAATGGGATGGAACAGAAAAGCTTCTGTTTGtttgaattcaaataaatgcattaatcattaattatcACAGGACAACTACTGGAAACACATAAGTTGAATGTACCGAAACAGTCTGTTTTATGATGTTTACACTGTAGCAATAGTAAAAGTAGCATAGTAACACAGAGATAAAGATTCTAACCGTTTTCAGGGCGATGATCTGGTGATCTGGGGGTGGGGCGAAGAGGGTCCTGAGGCTCCGCCCTCTTTCTGGGAGCAGGTTTGGGAGGTTCTTGTATGTCACTCTCTAATGAGGTTGATAAACGTCCATTATCCATTTTGTCTTCATCTGTCTCACTCCGGTCTCTGTCCGTCTCACTCCAGTCTCCATCTGTCTCACTCTTGCCTCCATCCGTTTCACCCCTGTATCCATCCATTTCACTCCTGTCTCTGTCCGTCTCACTCCTGTGTCCATCCATTTCACTCCTGTCTCTGTCCGTCTCACTCCTGTCTCCATCTGTCTCACTCCTGTGTCCGTCCATTTCACTCATGTCTCTGTCCGTCTCACTCCTGTCTCCATCCGTCTCACTCCTGTGTCCGTCCATTTCACTCATGTCTCTGTCCATCTCACTCCTTTGTCCATCCATTTCACTCCTGTCTCTGTCCGTCTCACTTCTGTCTCCATCCGTCTCACTCCTGTGTCCGTCCATTTCACTCATGTCTCTGTCCGTCTCActcctgtctctgtctgtctcactccTGTATAAGTCCATCTCAATCCTGTCATCGCCCGTCtcattgtctctgtctgtctcacccCTGTATCCATCCATTTCACTCCTGTCTATGTCCGTCTCACTTCTGTCTCCATCTGTCTCACTCCTGTGTCCGTCCATTTCACTCATGTCTCTGTCCGTCTCACTCCTTTGTCCATCCATTTCACTCCTGTCTCTGTCCGTCTCACTCCTGCCTCTGTCCATCTCACTCCTGCCTCTGTCCATCTCATTCCTGCCTCTGTCCATCTCACTCCTGTCTCTGCCCCTCTCACTCTTGTCTCTGTCCATCTCACTCCTGTCTCCGTCTGTCTCACTCCTGTCTCTGTCCATCTCATTCCTGCCTCTGTCCATCTCACTCCTGCCTCTGTCCATCTCATTCCTGCCTCTGTCCATCTCACTCCTGTCTCTGCCCCTCTCACTCTTGTCTCTGTCCATCTCACTCCTGTCTCCGTCTGTCTCACTCCTGTCTCCGTCCATCTCACTGGTGTTGTTCTGTGAGTATTGATCTGCGGGCCGGTCGTGACCAGAAGCAGGTTTGCAGGG of the Carassius auratus strain Wakin unplaced genomic scaffold, ASM336829v1 scaf_tig00042172, whole genome shotgun sequence genome contains:
- the LOC113085765 gene encoding MICAL-like protein 1, whose translation is MDGDRSETDGDRSEMDRDKSERGRDRSEMDRGRNEMDRGRSEMDRGRNEMDRDRSETDGDRSEMDRDKSERGRDRSEMDRGRNEMDRGRSEMDRGRSETDRDRSEMDGQRSETDRDMSEMDGHRSETDGDRSETDIDRSEMDGYRGETDRDNETGDDRIEMDLYRSETDRDRSETDRDMSEMDGHRSETDGDRSETDRDRSEMDGQRSEMDRDMSEMDGHRSETDGDRSETDRDMSEMDGHRSETDGDRSETDRDRSEMDGHRSETDRDRSEMDGYRGETDGGKSETDGDWSETDRDRSETDEDKMDNGRLSTSLESDIQEPPKPAPRKRAEPQDPLRPTPRSPDHRPENVSSQSTVRKEHPWMKLVDPGPWSHLPAAPSSHSRHWPMTFNPFLQDKSKDEEKNPTSCEASVAHKASSSVPSMHQAVASVHGFPLIKRKVITDTRVSEKQVCVEQKKLEERLLELERRGVQLETEMRRCTNENLLVDWFLLVHEKSMLVRRDTELVYMVKQQRLEDQQADVEFEIRHLFNKPEQDWSSDDRHQEHLLMSRLLSIIQQRNDIISSLDQDRQREKEEDTMLTAVIQRMEFLTQMDTQLDKCSRSFKRLQMFKKSSCKTENTSRRKKKNS